From one Cyanobacterium stanieri PCC 7202 genomic stretch:
- a CDS encoding DNA replication and repair protein RecN (PFAM: RecF/RecN/SMC N terminal domain~TIGRFAM: DNA repair protein RecN~COGs: COG0497 ATPase involved in DNA repair~InterPro IPR003395:IPR004604~KEGG: cyc:PCC7424_3118 DNA repair protein RecN~PFAM: SMC domain protein~SPTR: DNA repair protein RecN;~TIGRFAM: DNA repair protein RecN) — protein sequence MIDDEKPLSIFHVENAQSNLMLISIRIDNFALVDHLDLELGRGLNVLTGETGAGKSIILDAIDVVLGGKANNRMIRHGEAKAVVEATFYSNPNLEVWLEEQDLDSFHDGTVVCSRDLTFKKGTFRSRSRVNGVIVNKQVIMALRDRLLEITVQGETGELFATATQRDLLDAYGGKNLLQQRALVNEAFTTMENAHQALIARRQSEQQRLQRLDLLKHQIKELNSIHLRDADELEQLEIESDRLTHVVELQQLSYQAYNLLYQSETEESATADILGKAEGVLMEMVNYDKELTSILEMVQAALNQIVEAGHQIHSYGSGLEGDPDRLEEVEERIRTLKRICRKYGPSLAEVIKYHQGLKEELVNLEKNERSIEELETEYEQIKTKTLDLCQKLTNLRITAASKLEKQLTSELKPLGMEKVLFQCRLTPTKPTTTGCDQVEYYFSPNPGEDLQPLAMTASGGEMSRFLLALKSCFSDTQTDAKTLIFDEIDAGVSGKVAQAIAHKLHKLSNQHQVLCVTHQPLVAAMADNHFRVSKHLIKSASEEKSGKEIRTIVKITPLQDQNSRRDELAELTGGHSATEALAFADSLLAKASKEKKSILSS from the coding sequence ATGATTGATGATGAAAAACCATTGTCAATTTTCCATGTAGAAAACGCTCAATCAAATTTAATGTTAATTTCTATTCGTATTGATAATTTTGCTTTAGTTGATCATTTAGATTTAGAGTTAGGACGAGGATTGAATGTTTTAACGGGGGAAACGGGCGCGGGAAAGTCGATTATTTTGGATGCCATTGATGTGGTATTGGGCGGTAAGGCAAATAATCGTATGATTCGCCATGGGGAAGCTAAGGCGGTGGTGGAGGCGACTTTTTATAGTAATCCTAATTTGGAGGTGTGGTTAGAGGAACAGGATTTAGATTCTTTTCATGATGGCACGGTGGTATGTAGTCGGGATTTGACTTTTAAAAAAGGTACTTTTCGCTCTCGTAGTCGGGTTAATGGGGTGATAGTTAATAAACAGGTTATCATGGCTCTGCGCGATCGCCTCTTAGAAATTACCGTGCAGGGGGAAACGGGGGAGTTATTCGCCACTGCCACCCAAAGGGATTTATTAGATGCCTATGGAGGAAAAAACCTCCTCCAACAACGGGCATTAGTAAATGAAGCCTTTACCACCATGGAAAATGCCCATCAAGCGCTCATTGCCCGTCGTCAGTCGGAACAACAACGGCTACAAAGGTTAGATTTATTAAAGCATCAGATTAAGGAGTTGAATAGTATCCATCTACGGGATGCTGACGAGTTGGAACAGTTGGAAATAGAGAGCGATCGCCTCACCCACGTGGTAGAATTGCAACAACTAAGCTACCAAGCCTATAACCTTTTATATCAAAGCGAAACCGAAGAAAGTGCCACCGCTGATATTTTGGGCAAGGCAGAAGGGGTATTGATGGAAATGGTTAATTACGACAAGGAGTTAACCAGTATCTTGGAAATGGTACAAGCCGCCCTGAATCAAATTGTGGAGGCAGGACATCAAATTCATAGTTATGGATCGGGGCTAGAAGGAGATCCTGATAGATTGGAGGAGGTAGAGGAAAGGATTAGAACCTTAAAGCGTATTTGTCGTAAATATGGCCCTAGTTTGGCAGAAGTGATTAAATATCACCAAGGGTTAAAGGAAGAGTTAGTAAATTTAGAAAAAAATGAGCGCTCCATTGAAGAGTTAGAGACTGAATACGAACAAATCAAAACCAAAACCCTTGATTTATGTCAAAAATTAACCAATTTGCGCATCACCGCTGCTTCAAAATTAGAAAAACAACTCACCTCGGAGTTAAAACCTTTGGGTATGGAAAAGGTGTTATTTCAGTGTCGTTTAACCCCCACCAAGCCCACCACCACGGGCTGTGATCAGGTCGAATATTATTTTAGCCCCAACCCAGGGGAAGATTTACAACCCCTTGCCATGACTGCATCAGGGGGGGAAATGAGTCGTTTTCTTTTGGCTCTGAAATCTTGTTTTTCCGATACCCAAACCGATGCTAAAACCCTTATTTTTGATGAAATTGATGCGGGGGTTTCGGGAAAAGTAGCACAGGCGATCGCCCATAAACTACATAAATTAAGTAATCAGCATCAAGTGTTATGTGTTACCCATCAGCCCCTAGTAGCCGCCATGGCAGATAATCATTTTCGGGTATCTAAACACCTCATAAAATCAGCCTCCGAAGAGAAATCTGGCAAGGAAATTCGTACCATTGTCAAAATTACCCCTCTCCAAGATCAAAATTCTCGCCGAGACGAATTGGCTGAACTTACAGGAGGACATTCCGCCACCGAAGCCCTCGCTTTTGCTGATTCTTTATTGGCAAAAGCAAGTAAAGAAAAAAAATCTATACTTTCATCATAG
- a CDS encoding diguanylate cyclase with PAS/PAC and GAF sensors (PFAM: Protein kinase domain; GGDEF domain; GAF domain; NB-ARC domain~TIGRFAM: PAS domain S-box; diguanylate cyclase (GGDEF) domain~COGs: COG3899 ATPase~InterProIPR017442:IPR003018:IPR013767:IPR000160:IPR 000719:IPR000014:IPR000700:IPR020635:IPR002290~KEGG: mar:MAE_22800 serine/threonine kinase~PFAM: GGDEF domain containing protein; Serine/threonine-protein kinase-like domain; GAF domain protein; PAS fold domain protein~SMART: GGDEF domain containing protein; serine/threonine protein kinase; Tyrosine-protein kinase, catalytic domain; GAF domain protein~SPTR: Serine/threonine kinase;~TIGRFAM: diguanylate cyclase; PAS sensor protein), with product MILLQGYQILKKVYEGNQSLVYSAVREFDRQRVIIKVLKKDYPTILELEEYEKEYSLIKSLQSERIIQVYDLQKYENSRALVLEDFGGKSLKFLLREKVFSISEILDIALKTVEGLQVIHHKNIIHKDLNSANITYNRDSKELKIIDFNIAVRVTKENYYQESSNILEGRLDYISPEQTGRIRANLDYRTDFYSLGITFYELLTNKLPFEAEDSLELIHSHISKSAIAPNRLSPDIPDILSDIVMKLIEKNPDNRYQSAWGLKFDLEKCLYQWQTKGFITPFKLGEKDISDKFAIPSKLYGRNKIVRDLLEQWNDFKEKNTVEMTLISGYSGSGKSSLVEDIFENINNQGYYISGKFDQVQKNIPYSAFISAFRKLVKNKLKESQQKLNNWKNRILEKIGKNGQIIIDVIPEIELIIGKQPPVQPLSPEEAQNRFNLVFQQFMDACVSKETPLILFLDDLQWADQATLKLMELMMNDSSLQHLFLVGAYRNNEVSPDSDLVITINKLKEHHHLIKEYYLDNLTIEYINQILVDTLKCDSDKIEELGQLIFQKTGGNPFFLRQFLHILYSKELISFDYENYGWQWDVQKISQQDITDNVIDLIINQYNYLPQVSKSLLKIASCIGNSFDVASLSLIKNEPYEIIYQRLQIAVNNGLILSISPGETPAKQEYKFLHDKVQQAVYSIIEEEKKSVLHLRIGRLFLKRYDKKQIEDRLFEIVGHLNIGRHLIKGKKNLETLIKLNLKVGKKAMEANAYYAAQIYLDIAWHLLNDDSWQNQYDLTLKVAIAKAELTYLSADFDTMEIIAQQVLDNAHSILEKVPVYKIIIGANATQRKTLDAIRMGKEALSMLGVDLPESPNPDVVGLELQKLGTQLEGIEVEDLINLPVMENAQAKAIMDLLAILFIPFFQGMPELMPFIASIMVGLSIGHGNTSTSALGYGVYGLVLSNFFGLVETGFRFGRLAIGVMDKYPDIQVRGVTLNLYAGCIHHHQAPSRQVLSLLRMNYDTSVVNKDLTTAGCILVYGFTSFFSGIELKVLERELPEFDQVLGEFKQFSAKIYIDIVWQTVQNLRLNPPEVDLLVGDAYDERVMIPKHIQELELTAIAQLHTYKLMLRYLVAKYEKARQSIGEVKPYLMTISGIMFFGVYHFYAALTYCALWDEGKNQSDNLLEEIEYHQNILETWANNAPMNYGAKWHLVEAEKQRLLGNKSSAIDNYDIAIDLAEQHNYINIRAIALELAGKFYLDWGKKKLAKEYLQESFYNYGLWGANAKIEQLEQKYPQFLSYANFDIERDSKPTVNDGNNSDDLDLATVMKASQAISGEIVLDNLLQTLMKILLENAGAQKGCLLLYQPNPSGEFGQFTIAIDSNGEIVTLYPHREIGESVPESIINYVARTQEYICLDNSDLTGDFLNDTYIKTVHPSSIICYPLINQGKLLGVVYLENNITSGACQIGTRLEILQLLSGQAAIALTNAQLYKEGKQQEKLLQQFLEAIPVGIGVLDKEGKPYYANKTAQQILGKGVVSGITKNQISNIYNTYVVGTDQPYPNDKLAIVRALKGEISTNDDVEIRNGEKRIPIESWGAPIYGEGDEIQFAMIAFQDITKRKKADQILKEYNAILEAEVKQRTIALEEANKQLSRLVNVDGLTQIPNRRCFDEYLEKEWQRHLRKQYSISLLLIDIDYFKLYNDEYGHQQGDNCLIQVAQAIQKTLHRPGDLAARYGGEEFVVVLPETSPQGALVVGQTISKAVTSLQIVHQESLVSDYVSLSIGTATMIPDGISNQETLISRADNALYQAKERGRNTVIQF from the coding sequence ATGATCTTGCTTCAAGGGTATCAAATTCTAAAAAAAGTTTATGAAGGAAATCAGTCTTTGGTATATAGTGCTGTCAGGGAATTTGATCGTCAAAGGGTAATTATCAAGGTTCTCAAAAAAGATTATCCGACAATTTTAGAATTAGAAGAGTATGAGAAAGAATATAGCCTAATTAAATCGTTGCAATCTGAGAGAATTATTCAAGTTTATGACTTACAAAAATACGAAAATTCTCGAGCTTTAGTCTTAGAAGATTTTGGCGGAAAGTCTCTGAAATTTCTATTAAGGGAAAAGGTTTTTTCTATTTCAGAAATTTTAGATATAGCTTTAAAAACCGTCGAGGGATTACAAGTAATTCACCATAAAAATATTATTCATAAAGATCTTAACTCCGCTAATATCACTTATAATCGTGATTCTAAAGAGTTAAAAATTATTGATTTTAATATTGCTGTCCGTGTCACTAAAGAAAATTATTATCAAGAATCCTCGAATATATTGGAAGGAAGGTTAGACTATATTTCCCCCGAGCAAACAGGTAGAATTAGGGCAAATTTAGATTATCGCACCGACTTTTATTCTTTGGGAATTACTTTCTATGAATTATTGACTAATAAATTACCTTTTGAGGCGGAAGATAGTTTAGAATTAATCCATTCCCATATTAGTAAAAGTGCGATCGCCCCTAATCGTTTAAGCCCTGATATACCTGATATATTGAGCGACATTGTCATGAAATTGATAGAAAAAAATCCTGACAATCGTTATCAAAGTGCATGGGGTTTAAAATTTGACCTAGAAAAATGTCTTTATCAATGGCAAACAAAAGGTTTTATTACCCCTTTTAAACTAGGGGAAAAAGATATATCCGATAAATTTGCTATTCCTAGCAAACTGTACGGCAGAAACAAAATTGTTAGAGATTTATTAGAGCAATGGAATGATTTTAAAGAAAAAAATACCGTAGAAATGACCTTAATAAGTGGTTATTCAGGTAGTGGAAAATCATCCTTGGTGGAGGATATATTTGAAAACATAAATAACCAAGGTTATTATATTTCAGGAAAATTTGATCAAGTACAAAAAAATATTCCCTATAGTGCCTTTATTAGTGCCTTTCGTAAATTAGTAAAAAATAAGCTCAAAGAAAGTCAACAAAAACTAAATAACTGGAAGAACAGAATCTTAGAAAAAATCGGCAAAAACGGACAAATTATTATTGATGTCATTCCAGAAATTGAATTAATTATCGGTAAACAGCCCCCCGTACAACCCCTCAGTCCAGAAGAAGCACAAAATCGATTTAACCTTGTTTTTCAGCAATTTATGGATGCTTGTGTTTCAAAAGAAACTCCCCTCATTTTATTTTTGGATGACTTACAATGGGCAGATCAGGCGACTTTAAAACTGATGGAATTGATGATGAATGATAGTAGTCTTCAACATTTATTCCTCGTGGGAGCCTATCGTAATAATGAAGTAAGTCCTGATAGTGATTTAGTTATTACCATTAATAAATTAAAAGAGCATCATCACTTAATTAAAGAATATTATTTAGATAATTTAACCATAGAATATATTAATCAAATTTTAGTTGATACCTTAAAATGTGACTCCGATAAAATTGAAGAGTTAGGACAATTAATTTTTCAAAAAACAGGGGGTAATCCTTTCTTTTTACGCCAATTTTTACACATCCTATATAGTAAAGAATTAATTTCCTTTGATTATGAAAATTATGGTTGGCAATGGGATGTACAAAAAATTAGTCAACAAGACATTACCGATAATGTTATTGATCTCATTATTAATCAATACAATTACTTACCTCAAGTTAGCAAAAGTTTATTAAAAATAGCTAGTTGTATCGGTAATAGTTTTGATGTAGCTAGTCTATCTCTCATCAAAAACGAACCCTACGAAATCATTTATCAAAGGCTACAAATAGCGGTGAATAATGGGTTAATTTTATCTATTTCCCCAGGGGAAACCCCTGCCAAACAAGAGTATAAATTTTTGCATGATAAAGTACAACAGGCTGTATATAGCATTATCGAGGAAGAAAAAAAATCTGTCTTACACCTACGCATTGGCAGATTATTCCTCAAAAGATATGATAAGAAGCAAATTGAAGATCGATTATTTGAAATCGTCGGACATCTAAACATCGGCAGACATTTAATTAAAGGGAAAAAAAATCTTGAAACATTAATTAAACTCAACTTAAAGGTAGGTAAAAAAGCAATGGAAGCCAATGCCTACTATGCGGCACAAATATATTTGGACATTGCTTGGCATTTGTTAAATGATGATAGTTGGCAAAATCAATATGATTTAACTCTGAAAGTTGCTATTGCTAAGGCAGAGTTAACCTATCTGAGTGCGGATTTTGACACCATGGAAATCATTGCCCAACAGGTTTTGGATAATGCCCATAGTATTTTGGAAAAAGTGCCTGTATATAAAATTATTATTGGTGCTAATGCCACTCAGCGCAAGACTTTGGATGCTATTCGTATGGGTAAAGAGGCTTTGTCAATGTTGGGAGTGGATTTGCCTGAAAGTCCTAATCCTGATGTGGTGGGCTTGGAGTTACAAAAACTAGGTACTCAGTTGGAGGGTATTGAGGTAGAGGATTTAATCAATTTACCCGTGATGGAAAATGCCCAAGCAAAGGCAATCATGGATTTATTGGCGATTTTGTTCATTCCTTTTTTTCAGGGTATGCCAGAATTGATGCCTTTTATTGCTTCTATTATGGTGGGGTTATCTATTGGTCATGGTAATACTTCTACTTCGGCTTTGGGTTATGGGGTTTATGGTTTAGTTTTATCCAATTTTTTCGGGTTGGTGGAGACGGGTTTTCGTTTTGGTAGGTTAGCCATTGGGGTAATGGATAAATATCCTGATATTCAGGTGAGGGGGGTTACTCTCAATTTATATGCTGGTTGTATCCATCATCATCAAGCGCCTTCTCGTCAGGTGCTGTCCTTGTTAAGGATGAATTATGATACCAGTGTGGTTAATAAGGATTTGACAACGGCGGGTTGTATTTTGGTGTATGGTTTTACCAGTTTTTTCTCGGGAATTGAGTTGAAGGTGTTGGAGAGGGAGTTACCTGAGTTTGATCAAGTTTTGGGGGAGTTTAAACAGTTTTCTGCCAAAATTTATATTGATATTGTCTGGCAGACGGTACAAAATTTACGATTAAATCCTCCCGAGGTAGATTTGTTGGTGGGGGATGCCTATGATGAGAGGGTGATGATTCCTAAACATATTCAGGAATTAGAATTAACAGCGATCGCTCAGTTACATACTTATAAACTAATGTTAAGGTATTTAGTGGCTAAGTATGAGAAAGCCAGACAGTCCATTGGTGAGGTAAAACCCTACCTGATGACCATTTCAGGGATTATGTTTTTCGGGGTATATCATTTTTATGCTGCCCTTACCTACTGCGCCCTTTGGGATGAGGGTAAAAACCAAAGTGATAATCTCTTGGAGGAAATCGAATACCATCAAAATATTTTGGAAACATGGGCTAACAATGCACCAATGAATTATGGGGCGAAATGGCACCTAGTAGAAGCCGAAAAACAAAGACTTTTGGGTAACAAGTCCTCCGCCATCGACAATTACGACATAGCTATCGATTTAGCAGAACAACATAATTATATCAACATAAGGGCGATCGCCCTTGAACTAGCAGGAAAATTTTACCTTGACTGGGGCAAAAAGAAACTAGCCAAAGAATATTTACAAGAATCATTCTATAACTACGGTTTATGGGGTGCCAATGCCAAAATTGAACAACTAGAACAAAAATATCCCCAATTCCTTAGTTATGCCAACTTCGACATCGAGAGAGATAGTAAACCCACCGTCAACGATGGCAACAACAGCGATGACTTAGACTTAGCCACCGTCATGAAAGCCTCTCAGGCAATTTCAGGAGAAATAGTCCTTGATAACCTCCTGCAAACCCTCATGAAAATTTTATTAGAAAATGCAGGCGCCCAAAAAGGATGTTTATTACTATACCAGCCCAACCCTTCAGGGGAATTTGGTCAATTTACCATCGCCATCGACAGTAACGGAGAAATCGTCACCCTCTACCCGCACCGAGAAATCGGTGAAAGTGTGCCAGAATCTATTATTAATTACGTTGCCCGTACCCAAGAATATATCTGTCTCGACAACAGCGATTTGACAGGAGACTTTCTCAATGACACCTACATCAAAACCGTGCATCCCTCCTCCATTATCTGTTATCCCCTCATCAACCAAGGCAAACTTTTGGGAGTAGTTTATTTAGAAAACAATATCACCTCCGGGGCTTGTCAGATTGGCACTCGCCTAGAAATTTTACAACTTCTTTCTGGACAAGCCGCCATTGCCCTTACCAACGCCCAACTATACAAAGAAGGAAAACAACAGGAAAAACTACTACAACAATTCCTCGAAGCCATCCCTGTGGGCATTGGAGTTTTAGACAAAGAGGGCAAACCATACTATGCCAATAAAACAGCCCAACAAATCCTCGGAAAAGGAGTAGTAAGTGGCATCACCAAAAATCAAATTTCTAACATTTATAATACTTATGTTGTGGGCACCGATCAACCCTATCCCAACGATAAATTAGCCATTGTGCGCGCCCTGAAGGGAGAAATATCCACCAACGATGACGTAGAAATCCGTAACGGGGAAAAAAGAATCCCTATTGAATCATGGGGGGCACCCATTTATGGCGAAGGGGATGAAATACAATTTGCCATGATTGCCTTTCAGGATATTACCAAGCGCAAAAAAGCAGATCAAATCCTCAAAGAGTATAACGCCATTTTAGAAGCAGAAGTAAAACAAAGAACCATTGCCCTAGAAGAAGCCAACAAACAACTATCCCGTCTAGTCAATGTTGACGGCTTAACCCAAATTCCTAACCGCCGTTGTTTCGATGAATATCTGGAAAAAGAATGGCAAAGACACCTCAGAAAACAATACTCCATTTCTCTATTACTCATCGATATTGATTACTTTAAACTATACAACGATGAATATGGACACCAACAGGGGGATAACTGTTTAATACAAGTTGCCCAAGCCATCCAAAAAACCTTGCATCGTCCGGGAGATTTGGCTGCCCGTTACGGGGGAGAAGAATTTGTCGTCGTTTTGCCCGAAACATCCCCCCAAGGGGCATTAGTTGTTGGTCAAACCATTAGTAAGGCGGTGACATCTTTACAAATTGTTCACCAAGAATCCTTAGTGAGTGACTATGTCAGTTTGAGTATTGGTACTGCTACCATGATTCCCGATGGAATTTCCAACCAAGAAACCCTCATTTCCCGTGCTGATAATGCTTTATATCAAGCTAAAGAAAGGGGTAGAAATACAGTTATCCAGTTTTAG
- a CDS encoding hypothetical protein (KEGG: mar:MAE_21450 hypothetical protein~SPTR: Putative uncharacterized protein), whose product MIINFLLNKYTLTLLTFTYPFISQTVSAQNVDFENRSQEFNLPDEVIENSPVWQKWLEETPDLLHEIRNKPSFPTRFRVGYSEFPSNNGIGGISVGVEDVFIGETPLTFSARYATSFSGEDDEGNPLDRTSVSANLNYYILPLGGYFNIAPVVGYRSITTNGYSTDGLNVGLRLALALSPQGAADVFVTQNFLGLGSSNEVGITEIGAGYAINRNLRLSTQIEWQNSIQQADSQVSIGLEWMFRR is encoded by the coding sequence ATGATAATTAACTTTTTGCTCAATAAATATACTCTAACTCTCCTAACCTTCACATATCCTTTTATAAGTCAGACTGTATCTGCTCAAAATGTTGATTTTGAAAATAGATCACAAGAGTTTAATTTGCCTGATGAAGTGATAGAAAATAGTCCTGTTTGGCAAAAGTGGTTGGAGGAAACCCCTGATTTGTTGCATGAAATCAGAAATAAACCTAGTTTTCCCACTCGCTTTAGGGTTGGTTATAGTGAATTCCCCTCTAACAATGGCATTGGAGGTATTTCTGTGGGGGTAGAGGATGTATTTATTGGCGAAACCCCTCTCACTTTTAGTGCGAGATATGCCACCTCTTTTAGTGGGGAAGATGACGAAGGAAATCCTCTCGATCGCACCTCAGTTAGTGCCAATTTAAATTATTATATATTACCATTGGGGGGTTATTTTAACATTGCCCCAGTGGTGGGTTATCGCTCCATTACTACCAATGGCTATAGTACCGATGGCTTGAATGTGGGATTAAGATTAGCCCTTGCCCTATCCCCCCAAGGTGCGGCAGATGTATTTGTAACCCAAAATTTTCTGGGTTTAGGTAGTAGTAATGAGGTGGGTATCACCGAAATTGGGGCAGGTTATGCCATCAATCGAAATTTGCGCTTATCTACTCAGATAGAATGGCAAAATTCCATTCAACAGGCAGACTCTCAGGTTAGTATTGGTTTAGAATGGATGTTTAGGAGATAG
- a CDS encoding hypothetical protein (KEGG: cyc:PCC7424_2998 hypothetical protein~SPTR: Putative uncharacterized protein), with amino-acid sequence MLYLAEVKTQTRGFVGGYKTELKLLTSQAADQTWTAITGEDIINTDAINEQTGKGALYILNLDGNKQLQGTPELAGSRIVNYLRHFSRTLEKSKSQEEEIEEWKVSLQIQGEEIAKRQAELDAQQQRVQEQEAKLALLEEEKNKLTAAWEQLGSEQQRLNSNKIDQGEIRQKLESISGVITQNMPQAESLSNGFQEILSGVNHQQATLDEYWRELEYSKNSLEQQRQELQHQKDSFNQQQEQLLMAREELAQAKFTLENIQNQIEDKENLLHQFNLTRDGIARLQDEISLLGEDGEEQQVDIQSLESMPLGDLENKVNEVKEETAKVVNFVNMQEEELTLQSDEVKDIQNKIASANEVDKLALEAELADAQEAMKLLNETLVGQRRNLKKQQKVLNEYLKVFSRRKGIIDLDFAETVNIKPLLGEVESQKVEIEEKIEQFTDKLNELKRVQQEQQEIVNSQEQNYQQLETQLHSDQENLENFCSHLMEIQTKVNFLEQALNPIQDQLNHIKNHSENLQGEIGQIHHKVEAQYGAVNELQSMLD; translated from the coding sequence GTGTTATATCTGGCAGAAGTTAAAACCCAAACTAGAGGGTTTGTCGGTGGTTACAAAACAGAATTGAAATTATTGACTTCCCAAGCAGCCGATCAAACTTGGACTGCAATCACAGGAGAAGATATAATTAACACAGATGCAATTAATGAACAAACAGGAAAAGGTGCTCTCTATATCCTCAACCTAGACGGCAATAAACAATTGCAAGGCACACCAGAATTGGCTGGATCTCGTATTGTCAACTATTTGCGTCATTTTTCCCGTACCCTAGAAAAGTCCAAATCCCAAGAAGAAGAAATAGAAGAATGGAAAGTTTCCCTGCAAATTCAAGGGGAAGAAATTGCCAAAAGACAAGCAGAATTGGACGCTCAACAGCAAAGAGTACAAGAACAAGAAGCCAAACTCGCCCTCCTAGAAGAAGAAAAAAATAAACTAACCGCCGCTTGGGAACAACTTGGAAGTGAACAACAACGCCTCAACAGTAATAAAATAGATCAAGGGGAAATCCGTCAAAAACTAGAATCTATTTCTGGTGTCATTACCCAAAATATGCCCCAAGCAGAAAGCCTCAGTAACGGTTTTCAAGAAATTCTCTCTGGGGTAAATCATCAACAAGCTACCCTAGACGAATATTGGCGAGAATTAGAATATAGTAAAAATAGCTTAGAGCAACAAAGACAAGAATTACAACACCAAAAAGATAGCTTCAACCAACAACAAGAACAACTGTTAATGGCAAGGGAAGAATTAGCCCAAGCGAAATTTACCCTCGAAAATATCCAAAATCAAATTGAAGACAAGGAAAATTTACTCCATCAATTCAACCTCACCAGAGACGGTATCGCCCGTTTACAGGATGAAATTTCCCTCCTCGGAGAAGATGGCGAAGAGCAACAAGTTGACATCCAATCCCTAGAGAGTATGCCCCTAGGAGACTTGGAAAATAAGGTAAATGAGGTAAAAGAAGAAACCGCCAAAGTTGTTAACTTCGTCAATATGCAAGAAGAAGAATTAACCCTACAAAGTGACGAAGTCAAGGACATTCAAAATAAAATAGCTTCCGCCAACGAGGTTGATAAATTAGCTTTAGAAGCCGAATTGGCAGATGCTCAAGAAGCCATGAAACTATTAAATGAAACCTTGGTAGGACAACGACGCAATTTAAAGAAACAGCAAAAAGTGCTTAATGAATATTTAAAAGTCTTTAGTCGTCGTAAAGGAATCATTGATTTGGACTTTGCCGAAACCGTCAATATCAAACCCTTGTTAGGAGAAGTAGAATCTCAAAAAGTAGAAATTGAGGAAAAAATTGAGCAGTTTACAGATAAATTAAATGAACTAAAAAGAGTGCAACAAGAACAACAAGAAATCGTTAATTCTCAGGAGCAAAATTATCAACAGTTAGAAACACAACTACATTCAGATCAAGAGAATTTAGAGAACTTCTGTAGTCATTTGATGGAAATACAAACTAAGGTTAACTTTTTAGAACAAGCATTAAATCCCATTCAAGACCAATTGAATCATATCAAAAATCACTCAGAAAATCTGCAAGGGGAAATCGGACAGATTCACCATAAAGTAGAAGCCCAATATGGTGCGGTGAATGAGTTACAATCAATGTTGGACTAG